The following nucleotide sequence is from Streptomyces leeuwenhoekii.
GTCGCCGGCGACAGCGAGGACGACATCGTCGGGATCGTCTACCTGAAGGACCTCGTCCGCAAGACGCACATCAGCCGCGACGCCGAGTCCGAGCTGGTCTCCACGGCGATGCGCCCGGCGTTCTTCGTGCCCGACACCAAGAACGCCGGCGATCTGCTGCGCGAGATGCAGAAGGAGCGCAACCACGTCGCCGTCGTCGTCGACGAGTACGGCGGCACGGCGGGCATCGTCACCATCGAGGACATCCTGGAGGAGATCGTCGGCGAGATCACCGACGAGTACGACCGGGAGCTGCCGCCCGTGGAGGACCTCGGCGGGGACCGCTACCGGGTCACCGCCCGTCTCGGCATCGGTGACCTCGGCGAGCTGTACGGCCTGGAGTCCTACGACGACGAGGACGTGGAGACGGTCGGCGGCCTGCTCGCCAAGGCGCTCGGCCGGGTGCCGATCGCCGGCGCCTCCTCCGTCGTGGAACTCCCCGACGGCCGCGCCCTGCGCCTGACGGCGGAGGCCGCCGCCGGCCGCCGCAACAAGATCGTGACGGTGCTCGCGGAGCCGGCCGCCCCGGAGGACCGCGCGCCGGACGAGGAGGAGAAGGCGGGATGACCCCGCGGGAGCTGCGCGCGCTGTGCCTGTCCTTCAACGCGGCGGTGGAGGAGTTCCCGTTCGGCCCGGAGATCTCCGTGTTCAAGGTCCGGGGCAAGCTGTTCGCGCTGACGGACCTCGACGCGCGGCCCCTGACGGTCAACCTCAAGTGCGACCCGGAGGACGCCGTCCGGCTGCGCGCCGAGCACCCCGGGCTGATCGTCCCCGGCTGGCACATGAACAAGCGCCACTGGAACACGGTGACGGCCGACGGCGGCCTGCCGGACGGCCTGGTGCGGGAGCTCGTCGAGGATTCCTACGATCTGGTGGTGGCCGGTCTGCCCCGCGCGGAGCGGCTGCGGCTCGACCGTCCCTGAGGGCGCCGCTCACGGATCCGGCCCGGTCCGGTCCGGCGCGCGCCGGACCGGACCGGGCCGGATCCGTGAGCGGGTCAGCGGGCGCGGCGCCCCAGCGCCGCCATCTGTACGTCCTGGCCGGGCTCAACCCGCCCCCGCCCGGGGGCGAGCCGGGCCGGCGGGACATGTGCGACGGGCCGCGGCGGCTCCTGGACACCTGGATGCCGTACCCGGCCCACATCATGGACCGGTACTACGACGTCATCCTGTACAACGACGCGGCGGCGACGGTGCTCGGCATGCGCCCCGGCGTCACCCGCAACTGCCTAGTGGACTTCTTCACCGACCCGCTGTACCGCACCCGCGCCCGCAACTGGGAGCACAACGCCCGTACCGTCGTGGCCCAGTTCCGCGCCGCCTGCTCGGCCAGCCCGGGTGACGAGGGGTTCCAGGAGGTTCTGGCGCGGATGAGGGCGGTCGGCGCGGAGTTCACGCGGCTGTGGGAGGAGCGGGACATCGAGGACCCGGGGCAGACCCGGGGCAGATCCGCAAGGAGCTGGACCACCCGCTGGTCGGGCTGCTGAGCGTGGAGGCGACGGCGCTGAGGGTGCCCGCCCGGCCGGACCTGACGATCGTGCTGCACACGCCGCTGGACGAGGCGAAGACGGCGGCGAAGCTGGAGTGGCCGGCCTCCCCGGAGGGGCGGCGCGGGGCGATGTACCCCGTGGCGGGTTAGCGCCGTGGCCGCTACGTATGCTCACCCCATGACCGACACCAGCGCGCTCGACCCCGAGGACCGCAAGATCGTCACCCTGGCCCGTTCCGCCCGGGCCCGCAATGGTGTGCCCGAGGGGGCCGCCGTACGCGACGAGACGGGACGGACGTATGTCGCCGGCACCGTCGCCCTGGAATCGTTGCGGCTCAGCGCCCTGCGGACGGCGGTGGCGATGGCGGTGGCCTCCGGTGCGAAGTCGCTGGAGGCGGCGGCCGTGGTGACCGAGGCGGAGTCCGCGTCGGCCGAGGACCTGGCGGCGGTACGGGATCTGGGCGGGCCGGGGACCCCGGTGCTCGTCGCCTCGCCGGACGGCACGGTGCGTGCCACGGTGGACGCCGGCTGAGGAGCGCGGCGGCCCCCGCCGGGTCCCGTCGCGGCGGGGCCCGGGCCGGTGCGGGGGCGCCTTGGTACGGCGGTGCCCTGTGGATCAGGGACAATGGGCGCCATGAGCGTTCGCAGTCAGTCGTCCGAGCCGTCGGGATCGTCCGAGGATGGGGGCACCTCCCGCGCCCTTGAGGCCGTGGGGGACCACCGGGCGGGCTTCGCCTGCTTCGTGGGCCGTCCCAACGCGGGGAAGTCCACCCTCACGAACGCTCTGGTCGGACAGAAGGTGGCGATCACCTCGAACCGGCCGCAGACGACCCGGCACACCGTGCGCGGCATCGTCCACCGCCCGGACGCGCAGCTCATCCTCGTGGACACCCCGGGGCTGCACAAGCCGCGCACCCTGCTGGGCGAGCGGCTGAACGACGTCGTGCGCACCACGTGGGCCGAGGTCGACGTGATCGGTTTCTGCCTCCCGGCGAACGAGAAGATCGGCCCCGGCGACCGGTTCATCGCCAAGGAGCTGGCGGGGATCAAGAAGACCCCGAAGGTCGCGATCGTCACCAAGACCGACCTGGTGGACTCCAAGACCCTGGCCGAGCAGCTCATCGCCATCGACCAGCTCGGCCGCGAGCTGGACATCACCTGGGCGGAGATCGTCCCGGTCTCGGCGACCGCGAACAAGCAGGTCGACCTGCTCGCCGACCTCCTCATCCCGCTGCTGCCGGAGGGCCCCGCGCTCTACCCGGAGGGCGACCTCACCGACGAGCCCGAGCAGGTCATGGTCGCCGAGCTGATCCGGGAGGCCGCGCTGGAGGGCGTGCGCGACGAACTGCCGCACTCCATCGCCGTCGTGGTGGAGGAGATGCTCCCGCGCGAGGACCGCCCCGCCGACAAGCCGCTGCTCGACATCCACGCCAACGTCTTCATCGAGCGGCCCAGCCAGAAGGGCATCATCATCGGCCCCAAGGGGCGGCGCCTGAAGGAGGTCGGGATCAAGTCCCGCAAGCAGATCGAGGCGCTGCTGGGCACGCCGGTCTTCCTGGACCTGCACGTGAAGGTGGCCAAGGACTGGCAGCGGGACCCCAAGCAGCTCCGCCGCCTGGGTTTCTGAGCCACCCCCCGGCCGCCCGCGGCCGAACGCCGGAGCCGGCTCCCGCGCG
It contains:
- a CDS encoding cytidine deaminase, translated to MTDTSALDPEDRKIVTLARSARARNGVPEGAAVRDETGRTYVAGTVALESLRLSALRTAVAMAVASGAKSLEAAAVVTEAESASAEDLAAVRDLGGPGTPVLVASPDGTVRATVDAG
- a CDS encoding MmcQ/YjbR family DNA-binding protein, whose amino-acid sequence is MTPRELRALCLSFNAAVEEFPFGPEISVFKVRGKLFALTDLDARPLTVNLKCDPEDAVRLRAEHPGLIVPGWHMNKRHWNTVTADGGLPDGLVRELVEDSYDLVVAGLPRAERLRLDRP
- the era gene encoding GTPase Era codes for the protein MSVRSQSSEPSGSSEDGGTSRALEAVGDHRAGFACFVGRPNAGKSTLTNALVGQKVAITSNRPQTTRHTVRGIVHRPDAQLILVDTPGLHKPRTLLGERLNDVVRTTWAEVDVIGFCLPANEKIGPGDRFIAKELAGIKKTPKVAIVTKTDLVDSKTLAEQLIAIDQLGRELDITWAEIVPVSATANKQVDLLADLLIPLLPEGPALYPEGDLTDEPEQVMVAELIREAALEGVRDELPHSIAVVVEEMLPREDRPADKPLLDIHANVFIERPSQKGIIIGPKGRRLKEVGIKSRKQIEALLGTPVFLDLHVKVAKDWQRDPKQLRRLGF